The genomic window AATCCGTTCAATTCCAGGGTACGTTTTGCTGCATTCGAAATATGTGGATGCGCGTCAGTCAAGGCATTCTGGAGCATCTTGATCGCAGCGTCTTCCGATATCGCTGCTGCTGCTTGCACAGCGGCCCATCTAACGGAATGGTTTCCGTGCCTGGTGGCAAGCACCCTCAAATTTTCCAGACTTTCATGGTCACCAATTTTGCCCAGCGTCGTTATTGCCAACAGCAACTGGGAGTCCAGGCTGAGCACTTCATGCGTCTGCAAAGCTTGACGACTTGAGCGAGAAAAAGCCCAGGTCTTTGTGCAAATAGGGGTAGACAACAATTTAAGTACGAGACAGCCGGGAGACTGGAAGTCGACAATACGCCTGTTCCCCTCAAATATAATGACCTCTCCCGGCAAGGCCTGCTGCGCTTGCCCCTCTTCCAAAGCAAATGCTGGATCAAATACTTCAGGATTCCAGGTCTCTGGCAGATCGTAGACGACGTATTCAAGTGGCTTTTCGACCAATACTCGAGCCAGTCCGTTAAATGCCTGGGACATTATGTTCGATGTCATCTTGTCGAAAAGCATTAACGCTCTTTTCGGCAGGCGTCGTCATACTGAAGCCTCCATTTCTTCTATGAACTGCTCAACGCTCACATCCTGGTCGGTGATGATTTCGTTAACCATTCCCTGGTTCGCCATCACTACCAGACGCGCCTTATCGACATAATATTTGTAGGTGGTTGCCAGGTCTTGGTGACCCATCTGGCTCTTGAGAACTTCCGCAGCGGCTGCGTACAAAGCATCGGCCGCTTCAGTGAGCAGCTTGTCCTCGAAGAATCGAATAAGGAACATGGTCGGCCACCAGTGCCGAGCCTCGTAGAAGTTCACGCGATTGCGAAACTCAGGATGGATTTCCTTTGCCTTCGCTTTGGCGTCAGTGGTCGCATCTGAAATCATCTTTGGCGTTACAGGCTCTCCAAATCGATTCAGAAACAGGATTGATGGAGGACACTTTTCTCCGTAACGCTGCTCGTACAATTTTGCGCGCTCGTGGTAATAAGGCTTAATGTAGTGCTCATCCAATGCACGCAGGTCTGCCCTGTTCATCTTTATTTCCCGCGTCTTTCCTCCCTTGCTCTTTTCGACCGTGTAATCAACGACATTAGATTCGGATTCAGCCATATCGCTATACGGCAGTATGTGCTTGTTAGGGCCATTGCCGATGTATGGAAACCTCACCAGGTCCATCGGACGCATAGCCGTTCCGAGAGCAAACTTGAACAGCGCCGGATAAACGGGGTCGTGATAAGAGACGATAAGCGCCTTGATCTCCTGATTCGTAATCAGAGAATGCAGCCGCGCCTGCCTCCATTCCTTGTCAAGCACCTCGATATTTTTCGGATCGATCACTTCCCTGGATTCTTTTCTGACGTAGTTTAAGAACCCTTCTCTTTTAAAGTTTGGTGACCACGTCTTCGTCTTCACGTTCACGCATGTCACAAAGCCAGCAGCGACAAGCCACTCGAAAAAAATAAGGAGGAGCTTTGCATCGCCATAAATTGTCTGAGAAGAAGGTTTGGGTTGATTTTTTAGCAACCTCTCTTCTTGT from Congregibacter litoralis KT71 includes these protein-coding regions:
- a CDS encoding HEAT repeat domain-containing protein, whose translation is MLFDKMTSNIMSQAFNGLARVLVEKPLEYVVYDLPETWNPEVFDPAFALEEGQAQQALPGEVIIFEGNRRIVDFQSPGCLVLKLLSTPICTKTWAFSRSSRQALQTHEVLSLDSQLLLAITTLGKIGDHESLENLRVLATRHGNHSVRWAAVQAAAAISEDAAIKMLQNALTDAHPHISNAAKRTLELNGL
- a CDS encoding site-specific integrase — encoded protein: MFYRFLSGEEKYRWVDVSQYHALADNNDIKRWQVARQEERLLKNQPKPSSQTIYGDAKLLLIFFEWLVAAGFVTCVNVKTKTWSPNFKREGFLNYVRKESREVIDPKNIEVLDKEWRQARLHSLITNQEIKALIVSYHDPVYPALFKFALGTAMRPMDLVRFPYIGNGPNKHILPYSDMAESESNVVDYTVEKSKGGKTREIKMNRADLRALDEHYIKPYYHERAKLYEQRYGEKCPPSILFLNRFGEPVTPKMISDATTDAKAKAKEIHPEFRNRVNFYEARHWWPTMFLIRFFEDKLLTEAADALYAAAAEVLKSQMGHQDLATTYKYYVDKARLVVMANQGMVNEIITDQDVSVEQFIEEMEASV